In Bacillus sp. Cs-700, one genomic interval encodes:
- a CDS encoding ferredoxin → MAKYTIVDKDTCIACGACGAAAPDIYDYDDEGIAFVTLDDNEGIVEIPEVLHEDMMDAFEGCPTDSIKIADESFDGDATKFE, encoded by the coding sequence ATGGCTAAGTATACTATTGTAGATAAAGACACATGTATTGCCTGCGGAGCTTGTGGCGCAGCCGCACCCGATATTTATGATTATGACGATGAAGGTATCGCTTTTGTAACACTTGATGACAACGAAGGTATCGTTGAGATTCCAGAAGTGCTTCATGAAGATATGATGGATGCGTTTGAGGGTTGTCCTACTGATTCAATCAAAATTGCTGATGAGTCATTTGATGGCGACGCAACAAAATTTGAATAG